From Halobacteriovorax sp. HLS, the proteins below share one genomic window:
- a CDS encoding chemotaxis response regulator protein-glutamate methylesterase, with amino-acid sequence MRYYSEYIQKEYYFKVGNECFITLNSSSGKSCGLLVNTIELQSGHFEEFISKASSELGQPVDKLTLKVVGAVSFIQLLKVRASNYAFESVKLVERFGNFEIIYFPSEGKLRVTKPEKEDNEPKIVKVLIVDDSKTIRNLLSRILSKSSRIEVVATAEKPSEVEELIKKFQPDVITLDIHMPEMNGVELLKLIQPKYNIPTIMITSVSIQEGPLVLEALDSGAFDYIQKPKMEEIQEVAPIMIEKVVEASKFKSVTKSVHQSSTRSMRSFNKDCTIVIGSSTGGTTALKDILSRLPNSIPPIVIVQHIPAVFSKAFADRINGICPFRVKEAEDGEPIVADTVYIAPGGMQMKIKQKHGKPFVEITDDAPVNRFKPSVDYLFDSCEKMASKENLIAVMLTGMGRDGAKGMKKLRDLGALTIAQNEESCVVFGMPKAVIELDGASYIVHKDEIADKMVELSVKFENKKAS; translated from the coding sequence ATGAGGTATTACAGCGAATATATTCAAAAAGAGTATTATTTCAAAGTTGGAAATGAGTGTTTCATCACTCTAAACTCTTCAAGTGGTAAGTCTTGCGGTTTATTAGTTAACACTATTGAGCTGCAAAGCGGACACTTCGAAGAGTTCATTTCTAAAGCCTCAAGTGAGCTAGGTCAACCAGTAGATAAATTAACTTTGAAAGTTGTTGGCGCGGTTAGCTTTATTCAACTTTTAAAAGTTCGTGCAAGTAACTATGCTTTCGAGTCAGTTAAGCTTGTTGAAAGATTTGGTAATTTTGAAATTATCTATTTTCCAAGTGAAGGTAAATTAAGAGTTACCAAACCTGAAAAAGAAGATAATGAACCTAAAATTGTAAAGGTTTTAATTGTTGATGATTCAAAAACAATTAGGAATTTATTGTCGAGAATTTTGTCTAAGTCTTCTCGGATAGAGGTCGTCGCTACAGCGGAAAAGCCAAGTGAAGTTGAAGAGCTGATAAAGAAGTTTCAACCAGATGTAATTACTTTAGATATACATATGCCTGAAATGAATGGTGTAGAATTATTAAAGTTAATCCAACCTAAGTATAATATACCTACGATTATGATTACCTCTGTAAGTATTCAAGAAGGACCTCTCGTTCTTGAGGCCTTAGATTCAGGAGCATTTGATTATATTCAAAAACCGAAAATGGAAGAAATCCAAGAAGTTGCTCCAATAATGATTGAAAAAGTCGTTGAAGCATCGAAGTTTAAGAGTGTTACTAAGTCTGTGCACCAGTCTAGCACGAGATCAATGAGAAGCTTCAATAAAGATTGTACTATTGTAATAGGTTCTTCTACTGGAGGAACTACTGCACTCAAAGATATTTTGAGTCGTTTGCCAAATAGCATTCCGCCAATTGTAATAGTTCAGCATATTCCGGCCGTATTTTCGAAGGCATTCGCTGATCGAATTAATGGTATTTGTCCTTTTAGAGTTAAGGAAGCTGAAGATGGTGAGCCTATAGTTGCCGACACTGTTTACATCGCTCCAGGTGGGATGCAAATGAAAATAAAGCAAAAGCATGGTAAACCTTTTGTTGAAATTACAGACGATGCTCCAGTGAACAGATTTAAACCTTCTGTGGACTATCTATTTGACTCGTGTGAAAAAATGGCCTCAAAGGAAAACCTCATCGCAGTGATGCTTACTGGAATGGGGCGTGATGGTGCTAAAGGCATGAAAAAGTTAAGAGATCTTGGAGCACTAACTATAGCTCAAAATGAAGAAAGTTGTGTTGTTTTCGGAATGCCAAAGGCAGTCATAGAACTTGATGGAGCTAGTTATATTGTACACAAAGATGAAATTGCGGATAAAATGGTTGAATTATCTGTAAAGTTTGAAAACAAAAAAGCTTCTTAA
- the cdd gene encoding cytidine deaminase, translated as MNENIDKAFKVALEARSNAHAPYSKFQVGAAIKVVGDDTIYPGCNVENASYGATVCAERNAIIGAVARNGKIEIEYVVVACNTDPVTVPCALCLQVISEFAKPEMPVYLGDLESVKKTVLFKDLLPMPFNTLDC; from the coding sequence ATGAATGAAAATATAGATAAAGCTTTTAAAGTTGCCCTAGAAGCTAGAAGTAATGCACATGCACCTTACTCAAAGTTTCAAGTAGGTGCTGCGATCAAAGTAGTTGGAGACGACACAATCTATCCAGGATGCAATGTAGAAAACGCGAGCTATGGAGCAACTGTTTGTGCTGAGAGAAATGCAATAATTGGAGCGGTAGCTAGAAATGGAAAAATTGAAATTGAGTATGTAGTTGTTGCTTGCAACACAGATCCAGTTACTGTGCCTTGTGCATTATGCCTGCAAGTAATTAGTGAGTTTGCGAAGCCAGAGATGCCAGTGTACTTAGGTGATTTAGAATCTGTCAAAAAGACTGTTTTATTTAAAGACTTACTTCCTATGCCATTTAATACTTTAGATTGCTAA
- the priA gene encoding primosomal protein N', whose amino-acid sequence MDLYCKVAVKYPGAEGILTYKLPENISIRRGDLVEVPLGKRKAAGCVVASGLTTSDVQSELDKYKLKEIGTKENELFSLSEKELSLYEWMSRYYHYNLGMTILECLPTILKKPRKVSFVEGQGLPIEHELNSDQAFAFENISSKLRSGFDRFYIHGVTGSGKTLIYLSLMKEALNNGNSVLFLLPEINLTPQFTETFAKFLNCKVFPYHSGVNNSEKNAIWKELKENKLPVVVMGVRSSVFLPIEDLGLVIVDEEHDQSFKQSDRCPYNGRDVAIKKAQLSNCPIVLGSATPTVENYFTFKEGSKNQNYFALEKRASGSFPKIELVDCRQGPKRTAQNNFEDDDLWPIHPKSFEEIESRLERGEQVLVFVNRLGFANYVQCRGCGHKFEDPNTNTPLRYFKQRNVLSSSHSEYEIPMPEICPECGNMSLLQKGFGTEKIQSILSDKLANYTVERFDRDEIKNVKQLEDKLKRFHNKEIDIFVGTQMLSKGHNFERVNLVVVLGVDSIMNFPDFRAIEKAYQLITQINGRAGRYSPDAKVVVQTLSPENKLFEYIEKHSFNEFYDDELIVRDISRFPPFSKMAVIYFNSRFKERLVDNIISVSDALKKTINDNNLNVQILGPSPAMIEKRANQFCWYIALRSNDVNHLHNLLKFFQGSYVRISSISYKIDVDPYQIY is encoded by the coding sequence GTGGATCTCTATTGCAAAGTTGCTGTAAAGTATCCTGGTGCAGAGGGGATACTTACCTATAAGTTACCTGAGAATATATCTATTCGAAGAGGGGACCTCGTTGAGGTTCCTCTTGGCAAAAGAAAGGCCGCTGGATGTGTTGTTGCCTCAGGACTTACTACTAGTGATGTTCAGAGTGAATTAGATAAATACAAATTAAAAGAAATTGGTACTAAAGAAAATGAGCTCTTTTCTCTTTCTGAAAAAGAGCTGTCTTTATATGAGTGGATGTCTCGTTATTACCATTATAACTTAGGTATGACGATCTTAGAGTGTTTACCAACAATATTAAAGAAGCCCCGTAAAGTCTCATTTGTAGAAGGGCAAGGTCTTCCTATAGAACATGAGTTGAATTCGGATCAAGCGTTCGCTTTTGAAAATATCTCAAGTAAATTAAGAAGCGGTTTTGATCGATTCTATATTCATGGAGTAACTGGATCAGGTAAAACTTTGATTTACCTAAGCTTAATGAAAGAAGCGCTCAATAATGGAAACTCTGTTTTATTTTTACTTCCAGAGATTAACTTAACCCCTCAGTTCACTGAAACATTTGCCAAGTTTCTAAACTGTAAAGTTTTTCCGTATCATAGTGGCGTGAACAATTCTGAAAAAAATGCTATTTGGAAAGAGCTTAAAGAAAATAAGCTTCCAGTGGTTGTTATGGGAGTTCGTAGTTCTGTCTTTCTACCAATTGAAGACTTGGGCCTAGTTATTGTTGATGAAGAACATGACCAATCTTTTAAGCAAAGTGATAGATGCCCTTATAATGGAAGAGACGTAGCAATAAAGAAAGCTCAACTTTCAAATTGTCCAATTGTCTTGGGCTCAGCAACTCCAACGGTTGAGAACTATTTTACTTTCAAAGAAGGAAGTAAAAATCAAAACTATTTCGCTTTAGAGAAAAGGGCATCAGGAAGTTTCCCTAAAATTGAATTGGTTGATTGTAGACAGGGACCAAAACGAACGGCCCAGAATAACTTTGAAGATGATGATCTGTGGCCTATACATCCAAAGTCATTTGAAGAAATTGAATCTCGATTAGAAAGGGGAGAGCAAGTTCTTGTTTTCGTTAATAGACTTGGTTTTGCTAATTATGTCCAATGTAGGGGATGCGGACATAAGTTCGAAGATCCAAATACTAATACACCCCTTCGCTATTTCAAGCAAAGAAATGTTCTATCTAGTTCTCATAGTGAATATGAAATCCCTATGCCAGAGATTTGCCCTGAATGTGGAAATATGAGTTTACTTCAAAAGGGTTTTGGAACGGAGAAGATTCAATCTATATTGAGTGATAAGCTTGCTAATTACACTGTTGAGAGATTTGATAGGGATGAGATTAAGAATGTTAAGCAATTAGAAGATAAGTTAAAGAGATTTCATAATAAAGAAATTGATATCTTTGTTGGAACTCAAATGCTTTCGAAAGGTCATAATTTTGAGAGAGTTAATTTAGTTGTAGTCTTAGGTGTAGATTCCATTATGAACTTTCCCGATTTTAGGGCGATTGAAAAAGCTTATCAGTTGATTACTCAGATTAACGGTAGGGCAGGAAGGTACTCGCCAGACGCTAAAGTCGTTGTTCAGACGCTGAGCCCCGAAAATAAGCTTTTTGAGTATATAGAAAAGCATTCTTTTAACGAATTCTATGATGATGAACTTATTGTAAGGGATATTTCTAGATTTCCTCCTTTTAGTAAAATGGCCGTAATTTATTTTAACTCTAGATTTAAAGAGAGGCTTGTAGATAATATTATTTCAGTCAGTGATGCTCTTAAGAAAACGATTAATGATAATAATTTAAATGTACAAATTCTTGGACCAAGTCCTGCCATGATAGAAAAAAGAGCGAATCAGTTTTGTTGGTATATTGCACTTAGATCAAATGATGTAAATCATCTCCACAATTTGCTTAAATTCTTTCAAGGATCTTACGTAAGAATTAGTTCCATATCTTATAAGATTGATGTTGACCCTTATCAAATTTATTAA
- a CDS encoding CheR family methyltransferase has product MGVAKSMNEDPYEELVEKVSGIVARISGNVLGEKQSLMVQTRIKKRMSELGLSTPEKYIAYIDSHKDKESGVLVSLLTTHHTFFFREFTHFEHLKENLPRLISNVKARGENTLKIWSAACSRGQEVYSLSMFLNFYLPKLDPTMKFTILGSDIDPESVKIGANGVYHRREIKSVPMNYLGDNWARGTGEISEFVKAKKSISNNCTFKVYNLLNFHKEMGSEIFDVIFCRNVFIYFKSHQIEEITNNFFKHLHETGLFYSGISESLGGLNLDIANVGPSVYAHKVEVVEPSAEASTPAAAPLTPAVSQPKLSMPSKLRVFSIDDSSSILTLLKKVFSTDDFEVVGTACNGIDARNQLKDLKGKVDVVTLDIHMPEMDGVTYLETYHDDDHPPVVVISSASREDSDAAMRCLRAGAADFIEKPALNNLMERGEEIKTKLRVAYIDKNLTKAHVSTIDKAFEKEVAIEKVEEKFRVIVSSLSDQKKVVKYFHELHGKQPATLMLFEGQDNLLAAIQEELSDKLRFPVEILDSVDAKLEPGKVYLADFKKAFKPAYEQHKDQKSSILVFGQCSSHSAEQLLEWSDAQLLIEDVGVSSSLNEVATDIVPTTSFAYMSSEYLSRD; this is encoded by the coding sequence ATGGGCGTTGCAAAAAGTATGAATGAAGATCCTTATGAGGAATTAGTAGAGAAAGTTAGTGGTATAGTAGCAAGAATTTCTGGGAATGTTTTAGGCGAAAAACAATCTCTAATGGTTCAGACAAGAATCAAAAAGAGAATGAGTGAGCTTGGATTATCAACTCCAGAAAAGTATATTGCTTATATTGATAGTCATAAAGATAAAGAATCTGGAGTTTTAGTTTCATTACTAACAACTCATCACACATTCTTCTTTAGAGAATTTACTCACTTTGAACATCTTAAAGAAAATCTTCCACGATTAATCTCTAATGTAAAAGCTAGAGGTGAAAATACTTTAAAGATTTGGTCAGCTGCTTGTTCTAGAGGACAAGAGGTTTACTCTCTTTCAATGTTTTTAAATTTCTACCTTCCTAAACTTGACCCTACGATGAAATTTACTATCTTAGGTAGTGATATTGATCCTGAGTCTGTGAAAATCGGTGCAAATGGCGTTTATCATAGACGAGAGATAAAGTCTGTTCCTATGAATTATCTAGGTGATAACTGGGCGAGAGGAACTGGAGAGATTTCAGAGTTCGTTAAAGCAAAGAAATCTATTTCTAATAATTGTACTTTCAAGGTTTACAATCTCTTAAATTTTCATAAAGAAATGGGAAGTGAGATCTTTGATGTTATCTTCTGTCGAAATGTTTTCATTTACTTTAAGTCGCATCAGATTGAAGAAATAACAAATAACTTTTTTAAACACCTCCATGAGACAGGATTATTCTACTCTGGAATTTCTGAATCATTAGGTGGGCTTAATTTAGATATCGCTAATGTTGGGCCTTCTGTTTACGCTCATAAAGTTGAAGTTGTTGAACCTTCTGCAGAAGCATCTACTCCAGCAGCGGCGCCACTTACTCCTGCTGTTAGTCAGCCAAAGCTTTCTATGCCTTCAAAGCTGAGAGTTTTTAGTATTGATGACTCATCAAGTATCTTAACTCTTCTTAAGAAGGTATTTAGTACGGATGACTTTGAAGTTGTTGGGACTGCTTGTAATGGTATCGATGCAAGAAATCAACTTAAAGACCTTAAAGGAAAGGTTGATGTTGTAACTTTAGATATTCACATGCCTGAAATGGATGGTGTCACATATCTTGAAACTTATCATGATGATGATCACCCTCCAGTTGTTGTTATTTCGTCTGCATCTCGTGAAGATTCGGATGCCGCAATGAGGTGTTTGAGAGCAGGAGCGGCAGATTTTATTGAAAAGCCGGCGCTTAATAACTTAATGGAGCGTGGAGAAGAAATTAAAACTAAGCTTCGTGTTGCCTATATTGATAAGAACTTAACCAAGGCCCATGTTAGTACAATTGATAAGGCCTTTGAAAAAGAAGTTGCTATAGAAAAAGTTGAAGAAAAGTTTAGAGTAATTGTTTCATCGCTCAGTGATCAGAAAAAAGTTGTAAAATACTTTCATGAACTACATGGTAAGCAGCCTGCAACTCTAATGCTCTTTGAGGGGCAGGATAACTTGCTAGCAGCGATACAAGAGGAACTATCTGATAAGTTAAGATTTCCTGTAGAGATATTAGACTCGGTAGATGCTAAGCTAGAGCCTGGGAAGGTTTACCTTGCAGACTTTAAAAAGGCATTCAAACCCGCTTATGAACAGCATAAGGATCAGAAGTCTTCTATTTTAGTCTTTGGGCAATGTTCGTCACATAGTGCAGAACAACTACTAGAGTGGAGCGATGCTCAGTTACTTATTGAGGATGTAGGAGTTAGTTCATCCTTAAATGAAGTTGCAACAGATATTGTTCCAACGACGAGTTTTGCTTACATGTCTAGCGAGTACTTAAGTAGGGATTAG
- a CDS encoding endonuclease/exonuclease/phosphatase family protein gives MKTFTFLLLSTLLLSCSTNKTINPENSYLKVVHYNIKELDSKKLNSDSPQIKAVKNILSKFEFDLLSINEIQYDFPNIPNAKFKSEGENLALFARTVGLKGYNSIFFPANTGKNALKINATEYLDDLSDKRARSFADQDNFGIYPGQYSTGILIKEDIEVLDIKSIQSIKWKEFNPTIDLSSFARANGDKVNEKISLFDKNFTDIKVKKGLKTFHIILLHTVPAFHFGNKSTINYQRNADQLRFLEWYTTGSTDIDVKLERINPLPKGASYIAMGDWNTEFNHPKNPGSKVLRNYSKKTNIWLKEPISHTNESPSFAPNRLKLQLDYISYSNDFTSIHSGIYTPDEKRVELGCSTSTYQKNIKSYFDKKTGKTCYAKFSSDYLELKEASDHLPIWVNLNVKD, from the coding sequence ATGAAGACATTCACTTTTTTACTTCTATCGACCCTACTCCTTTCATGCTCAACAAATAAAACAATCAATCCTGAGAACTCTTATTTAAAAGTCGTTCATTACAATATTAAAGAGCTTGATTCAAAAAAGTTAAACTCAGACTCTCCTCAAATCAAGGCCGTAAAAAATATTCTTTCAAAATTTGAATTCGATCTTCTCTCAATCAATGAAATACAATATGATTTTCCAAATATACCTAATGCTAAATTCAAATCGGAAGGAGAGAACTTAGCTCTCTTTGCTCGAACAGTTGGACTCAAGGGCTATAATTCAATATTCTTTCCTGCAAACACTGGGAAAAATGCATTAAAGATAAACGCTACAGAATATCTCGATGACCTAAGTGATAAACGAGCACGTAGCTTTGCCGACCAAGACAACTTCGGAATCTATCCGGGTCAATATTCTACGGGAATTCTTATTAAAGAAGATATTGAAGTTTTAGATATTAAGTCTATTCAATCAATAAAATGGAAAGAATTTAATCCAACTATTGATCTAAGTAGTTTTGCACGGGCCAATGGTGATAAAGTTAATGAGAAGATTAGTCTTTTTGACAAAAACTTTACTGACATTAAAGTTAAAAAAGGTTTAAAAACCTTCCATATCATTTTACTGCATACAGTTCCCGCTTTTCACTTCGGAAATAAGTCGACGATTAACTATCAAAGAAATGCTGACCAACTAAGATTTCTCGAGTGGTATACAACTGGCTCGACAGATATAGACGTAAAGTTAGAAAGAATCAATCCACTACCAAAAGGAGCTTCATATATTGCCATGGGAGACTGGAATACTGAGTTTAATCACCCAAAGAATCCTGGTAGTAAAGTTTTAAGAAATTACTCCAAAAAGACAAATATTTGGCTTAAAGAACCTATCTCTCATACAAATGAATCCCCTTCTTTTGCTCCAAATAGATTAAAACTACAATTAGACTATATCAGCTATTCTAATGACTTCACTTCTATCCATTCTGGAATTTATACACCAGATGAAAAAAGAGTCGAACTAGGCTGTTCTACATCAACCTATCAAAAAAATATTAAGAGCTACTTTGACAAGAAAACTGGAAAAACTTGCTACGCAAAATTCTCTTCTGATTATCTAGAATTGAAAGAGGCTTCAGACCACCTCCCGATTTGGGTTAATTTAAATGTAAAGGATTAA
- the folE2 gene encoding GTP cyclohydrolase FolE2, translating into MNLDTLRSKHSDIMDCEVKDSTGLNDFQKLTNEFGIAIPKVGIERFRVPLKFKHSDGTIMGHDCEASMFVFCEAHKNGVNMSRFCTILQDQTQDSVIDADFFKTILRRYRTELRDNPNEELIAESFLSLKFKYPVKQKSLKSDNWGWQYYDCSLQGHENKHGAIDMKLTVNFEYSSTCPCSLSMAKQYEQEYADGETTVGNGIATAHSQRSNAVVTIKYDIDTPVSIDELIEMLRVALPTETQSLVKRIDEQAFAILNGENPMFVEHSSRRISAVLNAQKNIIDWHAKVEHFESLHSHNAVAYISKEK; encoded by the coding sequence ATGAATTTAGATACATTAAGAAGTAAACACTCAGATATTATGGACTGTGAAGTAAAAGACTCAACGGGCCTTAATGACTTTCAAAAACTAACCAATGAGTTTGGTATAGCGATTCCTAAAGTAGGTATCGAACGTTTTAGAGTCCCTTTAAAGTTTAAGCATTCTGATGGAACTATCATGGGTCACGACTGCGAAGCTTCAATGTTTGTCTTTTGTGAAGCCCATAAAAATGGTGTAAATATGAGTCGCTTCTGTACTATTCTACAGGATCAAACCCAAGACTCCGTTATAGATGCAGACTTTTTCAAAACTATTCTAAGAAGATATAGAACTGAGTTAAGAGATAATCCAAATGAAGAACTTATTGCGGAGTCTTTTCTATCCTTAAAGTTTAAATATCCAGTAAAGCAAAAATCACTTAAGTCTGATAACTGGGGATGGCAATACTACGACTGTTCACTACAAGGGCATGAAAATAAGCATGGAGCAATTGACATGAAGCTCACTGTGAATTTTGAATACTCTTCAACTTGTCCATGCTCACTTTCAATGGCAAAACAATATGAACAAGAATATGCTGATGGTGAAACAACTGTCGGAAATGGTATAGCAACTGCACATAGTCAACGCTCTAATGCAGTAGTGACTATCAAGTATGATATTGACACTCCTGTTTCCATAGATGAGTTAATAGAAATGTTACGTGTTGCACTTCCTACTGAAACACAGAGTTTAGTAAAGAGGATTGACGAACAAGCATTTGCCATACTCAATGGTGAAAACCCTATGTTTGTTGAGCACTCATCAAGAAGAATTAGTGCAGTTTTAAATGCTCAAAAAAACATTATTGATTGGCACGCCAAAGTAGAACACTTTGAATCTCTCCACAGTCATAACGCTGTAGCATATATATCAAAAGAAAAATAA
- the cysS gene encoding cysteine--tRNA ligase: MTIKLYNTLSNSKETFTPLEEGKVKMYLCGPTVYDYLHIGNFRGAIFFNLVRNWLELSGYEVTFVYNYTDVDDKIINKAIAEGVDSTVISERFIAEFEKDFNRLGLKKHTHNPKVTEFMDEIVEYVATLVKNDKAYVVDGEVFYSLDNFSDYGKLSNKNLEDLNAGQRVEVDNRKKNPYDFVLWKPSKEGEPSWDSPWGKGRPGWHIECSAMIKSILGNTIDIHGGGIDLIFPHHENEIAQGEGCNCEKYCNYWMHNEFINMKNEKMSKSLGNVITGRAFMDQYHPEVLKFLMLSAHYRSVLTMSDDKIHQAISGLRRVYETLNTVETVLSEFEQSDAGKVNKTFSQLLIQQDAKIKKSMNDDFGTGELIASIFEVIRAFNALNILKKKKDPNSWTTANALKEWICRYGDMMALFKEVPSKFLYDIDEMMLKEKKIDRATVDALASKRDEARANKDWESADQARDELHALGIDFQDTPDGVKWNVKV, translated from the coding sequence ATGACAATTAAACTGTATAACACATTGAGTAACTCTAAGGAGACATTTACACCACTCGAAGAAGGGAAAGTGAAAATGTATCTATGTGGACCTACTGTTTATGATTATCTTCACATAGGTAACTTTAGAGGAGCTATATTTTTTAACCTTGTTAGAAATTGGCTTGAGCTAAGCGGCTATGAAGTAACTTTTGTTTATAATTATACAGATGTTGATGACAAGATTATTAATAAGGCCATCGCTGAGGGCGTGGACTCAACAGTTATTTCTGAAAGATTTATTGCTGAGTTTGAAAAAGACTTCAATAGACTTGGGCTTAAGAAACATACTCACAATCCTAAAGTAACAGAGTTTATGGATGAAATTGTTGAGTACGTTGCTACTCTTGTAAAAAATGACAAGGCCTATGTTGTTGATGGCGAAGTATTTTATTCTTTAGATAACTTCTCTGACTACGGAAAACTCTCAAATAAGAATTTGGAAGATTTAAATGCTGGTCAACGCGTAGAGGTGGATAATAGAAAAAAGAATCCATATGATTTCGTGCTATGGAAGCCATCTAAAGAAGGTGAGCCTAGCTGGGATTCTCCATGGGGAAAAGGTAGACCTGGATGGCATATTGAATGTTCTGCAATGATTAAGTCTATTCTTGGAAATACAATTGATATTCACGGGGGAGGAATAGATTTAATTTTTCCTCATCATGAAAATGAAATTGCTCAGGGAGAAGGTTGTAATTGTGAAAAATATTGTAACTATTGGATGCACAATGAGTTCATAAATATGAAGAATGAAAAGATGTCTAAATCTCTAGGTAATGTGATTACGGGACGCGCTTTTATGGATCAATACCATCCCGAAGTTCTAAAGTTCTTAATGCTATCGGCCCACTATAGAAGTGTACTCACTATGAGTGATGATAAAATTCATCAGGCAATCTCTGGATTAAGAAGAGTTTATGAAACTTTAAACACGGTTGAAACTGTTTTATCTGAATTTGAGCAAAGTGATGCTGGAAAAGTAAATAAGACGTTTTCTCAATTACTTATTCAGCAAGATGCTAAAATTAAAAAATCTATGAATGATGATTTTGGTACCGGAGAATTGATTGCAAGTATCTTTGAAGTTATTCGAGCTTTTAATGCGCTCAATATTCTAAAGAAAAAGAAGGATCCAAACTCTTGGACAACAGCTAATGCTCTCAAGGAATGGATTTGTCGCTATGGTGATATGATGGCACTCTTTAAAGAAGTTCCTTCTAAATTTCTATATGATATCGATGAGATGATGCTTAAAGAAAAGAAGATAGACCGAGCTACTGTAGATGCCCTTGCAAGCAAGAGAGATGAAGCAAGAGCTAATAAAGACTGGGAGTCTGCTGATCAGGCCAGAGATGAGCTTCACGCATTAGGAATAGACTTTCAAGATACTCCAGATGGGGTTAAATGGAATGTTAAGGTTTAA
- a CDS encoding dihydroorotase, whose translation MEKFDLIVRNGNCILDTGIFVKDIGISKGKIVSIADQIKEGAHQEIDASGKHVFPGIIDTQVHFREPGLTHKEDLESGSSAAVLGGVTTFLEMPNTNPATTTKKAIEEKIALAQSKSHANFGFFMGATSDNLEELKKISEIKGCCGIKIFLGSSTGNLLLFEKGPIEEIFKNTKGIIALHSENEEMLVSNSSIRDNAASAHDHPKWRNVETALSSTLRIIQIAKQCNRKVHVLHITTQEEIEFLKNNKDICTVEVTPQHLTLSAPQCYDKLGTYAQMNPPIREVHHREALWVGLKDGTVDVIGSDHAPHTKEEKDKGYPNSPSGMPGVQTIFPVLLHHYANKRLTLDEIVKFMCVNPAKLYGLNKGHIKEEYDADLTIVDLEKEVEIQDQEMLSKCGWTPFNGMKYHGEISHTIVMGKVAMQNGKINKSVLGLPVEVNKRL comes from the coding sequence ATGGAAAAATTTGATTTAATTGTAAGAAATGGCAATTGCATCCTAGACACAGGTATTTTTGTTAAAGATATTGGAATTTCTAAGGGAAAAATTGTTTCAATAGCCGATCAAATTAAAGAAGGTGCTCATCAAGAGATAGATGCTAGTGGAAAGCATGTCTTCCCTGGTATTATTGACACTCAGGTTCATTTCAGAGAACCGGGTCTCACCCATAAAGAAGACCTAGAGAGCGGATCAAGTGCTGCAGTGCTAGGCGGAGTTACGACATTTCTTGAAATGCCCAACACAAATCCGGCCACTACAACAAAGAAGGCCATCGAAGAGAAAATAGCTCTTGCACAATCTAAATCCCACGCAAACTTCGGTTTTTTTATGGGGGCCACAAGTGACAACCTTGAAGAGCTTAAAAAGATAAGTGAAATTAAAGGATGCTGCGGTATAAAAATTTTCCTTGGAAGCTCAACAGGTAATTTATTACTTTTTGAAAAGGGACCTATTGAGGAGATCTTTAAAAATACAAAAGGAATCATTGCCTTACACTCTGAAAATGAAGAGATGTTAGTTAGCAATAGCTCAATCAGAGATAATGCCGCTAGTGCTCACGATCATCCAAAATGGCGGAATGTAGAAACTGCTCTCAGTTCTACTTTAAGAATTATTCAAATAGCAAAACAATGTAATAGAAAAGTTCATGTTCTTCATATTACAACTCAAGAAGAGATTGAATTTCTTAAAAATAATAAAGATATCTGCACAGTAGAGGTTACGCCTCAGCACTTAACTTTAAGCGCACCTCAATGCTATGACAAACTTGGAACATACGCGCAGATGAACCCACCAATTAGAGAAGTGCACCACCGCGAAGCTTTATGGGTAGGTCTAAAAGATGGAACAGTAGATGTCATAGGATCAGACCATGCTCCTCACACTAAAGAGGAAAAGGACAAGGGGTACCCTAACTCACCTAGTGGTATGCCAGGAGTTCAAACAATTTTTCCAGTTCTATTGCATCACTATGCAAATAAAAGATTAACTCTTGATGAAATCGTAAAGTTTATGTGTGTAAATCCTGCAAAACTATATGGCCTAAATAAAGGTCATATCAAAGAAGAGTATGATGCTGATCTAACTATAGTTGATTTAGAAAAAGAAGTTGAGATCCAAGACCAAGAAATGCTATCTAAATGTGGATGGACACCATTTAATGGAATGAAGTACCATGGAGAGATATCTCATACTATTGTAATGGGAAAAGTAGCGATGCAAAATGGGAAAATTAATAAGTCTGTTCTTGGTTTACCCGTTGAAGTAAATAAGAGGTTATAA